The region GGCTCCCCCTCGCCGGGCAGGGGCTTCTAGTGTCAGAAGCCCATCGAGAGGAGATCCCATGTCCGTCTTCACCGTGGACACCGACGCGGTCCAGGCCGCGAACGGTGCCGCCTACGCCACCATGGAGCGCCTGCAGGGCGAGTCGGCCGCGCTGATGGCGCAGCTCGGACAGCTGCAGTCGTCGTGGACCGGCGCCGCCGCCGCGGCCTTCCAGCAGTGCAGTGAGCAGTGGCGCGGCGCGCAGATGCACGTCGAGCAGGTGCTCGGGTCGATCAGCGCGGCGCTCGGCTCCGCCGCCGCACAGTACGCGGACGCCGACCAGTACTCGGCGAGCCTGTTCCGCTGACGACGGCCGAGGCGCAGCAGACGCCGCGTACGCAGAGAACACCCCCTGCCGCATAGGCAGGGGGTGTTCTCTGCGGTTCTTCAGATCGTCAGGATCAGAAGTCCATGCCGCCCGACGGGTCAGCCGGCATGGCGGGAGCCTTCTCGGGCTTGTCGGCGACGACGGCCTCGGTGGTCAGGAACAGACCGGCGATCGACGCAGCGTTCTGCAGCGCCGAGCGCGTCACCTTGGCGGGGTCGATGATGCCCTGGGCGAACATGTCGCCGTACTCGCCGGTGGCCGCGTTCAGGCCCTGGCCCGCGGGGAGCTCGGCGACCTTGTGCGCCACGACACCGGGCTCGAGGCCGGCGTTGATGGCGATCTGCTTCAGCGGAGCCTCGATCGCGACGCGGACGATGTTCGCACCGGTCGCCTCGTCGCCCTCGAGGGCGAGCGTGTCGAGGACCTTGGCCGACTGCAGCAGCGCGACGCCACCACCGGGGACGATGCCCTCTTCAACGGCTGCCTTCGCGTTGCGGACGGCGTCCTCGATGCGGTGCTTGCGCTCCTTGAGCTCGACCTCGGTCGCGGCGCCCGCCTTGATGACGGCGACGCCACCGGCCAGCTTCGCGAGGCGCTCCTGCAGCTTCTCGCGGTCGTAGTCGCTGTCGGTGTTCTCGATCTCGCGACGGATCTGGGTGACGCGACCCTCGATGGCGGACTGCTCGCCCGCACCCTCGACGATCGTGGTCTCGTCCTTGGTGACGATGACCTTGCGCGCACGGCCGAGCAGGTCGAGCGTGGTGTTCTCGAGCTTGAGGCCGACCTCTTCGGTGATGACCTGGCCGCCGGTGAGGATCGCGATGTCCTGCAGCTGAGCCTTGCGGCGGTCGCCGAAGCCGGGCGCCTTGACAGCGACCGACTTGAAGATGCCGCGGATCTTGTTGAGCACGAGCGTCGCGAGAGCCTCGCCCTCGACGTCCTCGGCGATGATGACGAGCTCCTTGCCGTCCTGGATCACCTTGTCGACGACGGGCAGCAGGTCCTTGATGTTGCCGATCTTCTGGTTGGCGATGAGGATGTACGGGTCCTCGAAGACAGCCTCCTGGCGCTCGGGGTCCGTGACGAAGTAGGGGTTCAGGTAGCCCTTGTCGAAGCGCATGCCCTCGGTGAGCTCGAGCTCGGTGCCGAAGGTCTGCGACTCCTCGACGGTGACGACGCCCTCCTTGCCGACCTTGTCGATCGCCTCGGCGATGAGCTCGCCGATGGCGGGGTCAGCGGCCGAGATCGACGCGGTGGCGGCGATCTGCTCCTTGGACTCGATCTCCTTGGCGCTGTTCAGCAGGTCCTCGGTGATGGCCGCGACGGCCTTCTCGATGCCGCGCTTGAGCGAGATGGGGTCGGCGCCGGCTGCGACGTTGCGCAGACCCTCGCGGACCAGTGCCTGAGCGAGGACGGTCGCGGTGGTGGTTCCGTCACCGGCGACGTCGTCGGTCTTCTTGGCGACCTCCTTGACGAGCTCCGCACCGATCTTCTCGTACGGGTCGTCGAGCTCGATCTCCTTGGCGATCGACACACCGTCGTTCGTGATCGTGGGGGCTCCCCACTTCTTCTCGAGCACGACGTTGCGACCGCGCGGGCCGAGGGTCACCTTGACGGCGTCGGCCAGGATGTTCAGGCCGCGCTCGAGGCCGCGACGGGCCTCCTCATCGAAAGCGATGATCTTTGCCATGAGTCTTTCGTCCCTCCCGGACGTAGGCGATGGGGTGTTAGCACTCAGACTGTTCGAGTGCTAAACCCAGTCTGGCACTCGACCCATGAGAGTGCAAGCCGCCGCAGGCTGGGGAGGGGCGCGCCCGGGGTCAGGGCGCCGGAGTCTCGGGGCTCGGCGTCTTCTCGACACGGTCGAGGCCGACCACCACCGTGAGCTGTGGCTCATCGGAGTCGTTCAGCGCAGCGTAGAAGTCGCTCTTCTGCACCTCGGCGTCGCCGAGGAGCTCGGCGAGACCGAGCGCTGCTCCCTCATCGTCGTCCGAGACGTAGAAGACCGTGGTCTTCGAGAACTCCTGCGATGATCCATCGCTGCCGAACACGTCATCCGTCGACCAGCCCTCGGCGAGCAGTGTCTCGCGCACCTCGGCGACGAGCCCCTCCTCGGGAGTCGCATTGAGGATCAGCACACGGTACGACGTGTCGAGTTCTGCGACGACGCCCGGCTGCGTCTGCGCGGGCGTCGGCTCGTCGCCACCGAACAGCGAGATGCGGTCCATCATCACGAGCGACACGAAGATGCCGCACACGATCAGCACCAGAGCGACTGCGGCCGACCACAGCAGTACCACGAGGCCGTTCATGCCCGGCTGCTCGGCGCGGTGCGCGCCGACTCGTCCAGTGGCGCGCGGGACGTCGTCGAATCGATCGCGGGGGGACTTCTGCACCCCTCGATGCTAGCGGGCGCCTCCCGTGAGTCCGCACGGAGCGCGGCGGCCGGGTGACTGCGACCGGGGCGGTCAGCCGACGAAACCGCGCATGCGTGCAGTGCGCTGCACCGAGCGCGCGTCACGAAGGCGCCGGAGCCTGCGCACCAGCAGAGGGTCGAACTCCAGCGCGGCCTCGGTCTCGATCAGCCGTCCGAGCAGCTGGTAGTACCGGGCGGGGCTCATGCCCAGCTGCGCGCGGATCGTCTCCTCCTTCATGCCGCCGTGACGCGGCCAGGCCGCCTCCAGCGTCAGG is a window of Microbacterium esteraromaticum DNA encoding:
- the groL gene encoding chaperonin GroEL (60 kDa chaperone family; promotes refolding of misfolded polypeptides especially under stressful conditions; forms two stacked rings of heptamers to form a barrel-shaped 14mer; ends can be capped by GroES; misfolded proteins enter the barrel where they are refolded when GroES binds), translated to MAKIIAFDEEARRGLERGLNILADAVKVTLGPRGRNVVLEKKWGAPTITNDGVSIAKEIELDDPYEKIGAELVKEVAKKTDDVAGDGTTTATVLAQALVREGLRNVAAGADPISLKRGIEKAVAAITEDLLNSAKEIESKEQIAATASISAADPAIGELIAEAIDKVGKEGVVTVEESQTFGTELELTEGMRFDKGYLNPYFVTDPERQEAVFEDPYILIANQKIGNIKDLLPVVDKVIQDGKELVIIAEDVEGEALATLVLNKIRGIFKSVAVKAPGFGDRRKAQLQDIAILTGGQVITEEVGLKLENTTLDLLGRARKVIVTKDETTIVEGAGEQSAIEGRVTQIRREIENTDSDYDREKLQERLAKLAGGVAVIKAGAATEVELKERKHRIEDAVRNAKAAVEEGIVPGGGVALLQSAKVLDTLALEGDEATGANIVRVAIEAPLKQIAINAGLEPGVVAHKVAELPAGQGLNAATGEYGDMFAQGIIDPAKVTRSALQNAASIAGLFLTTEAVVADKPEKAPAMPADPSGGMDF
- a CDS encoding DUF3263 domain-containing protein — protein: MLGDLSDRDKAILTLEAAWPRHGGMKEETIRAQLGMSPARYYQLLGRLIETEAALEFDPLLVRRLRRLRDARSVQRTARMRGFVG
- a CDS encoding LytR C-terminal domain-containing protein produces the protein MQKSPRDRFDDVPRATGRVGAHRAEQPGMNGLVVLLWSAAVALVLIVCGIFVSLVMMDRISLFGGDEPTPAQTQPGVVAELDTSYRVLILNATPEEGLVAEVRETLLAEGWSTDDVFGSDGSSQEFSKTTVFYVSDDDEGAALGLAELLGDAEVQKSDFYAALNDSDEPQLTVVVGLDRVEKTPSPETPAP
- a CDS encoding WXG100 family type VII secretion target: MSVFTVDTDAVQAANGAAYATMERLQGESAALMAQLGQLQSSWTGAAAAAFQQCSEQWRGAQMHVEQVLGSISAALGSAAAQYADADQYSASLFR